GGTGGCAACCTTCGCCCTACTTCCCTCCCCTACCTCAGGGCCAAGCATCGCCGGCTCAGCCCCATTGCCACCCTTCCCCTCATTCTCCGCGTTCCAAGTCCTCTTCTTTAGGCCCCCACCAACCTTCTTTCTGGCCATCTTCTTCTTATTCCTCGCGGCCGGTGCTGTCGTCCACTGAGGCTTAATCGCATTTTCCCTCTTCCCATCATCCTGCGGTGCCTCGCTGGGCCCATTTCGGGGGTCATGCTGGTTGCCGGGGGGCGGCTGCGAGGGGTGGTTCCCAGACCACGGGAATATCGGACGGAAGGGCTTCCACCCGCTACTAAGATCCGGCGATCCACCGAAGCCCGGCCCGCCAGGAAAACCTAGGGGGAAGAAGCCCCAGGAGCAGTAGTACATGTCGGTACCGGGGACGATGGGCGGCGGAGTGGCGATCTCGGCGGCGCTGAAAGCCCGGCGGCAGGTGGGGCAGCGGAGGGAGCAGTTCAGGTAGGCGCGGGTGTACTGGTGGAGATGGCAGCAGAACGTGCATGCTGTCCAGAAGGTGCCAGCCGCGGGGTtgccggcggcggcggcggcggcggcggcggaggatgGGGAGGGTTTGGAGGCGAAAGAGGCGGCGATGTGGATCTCGGCGTCGAAGAGGGACTTCTTGGAGGGGTCGGAGAGGACGGACCAGGCGTCGGAAACGAAGCGGAAGGCGGCATCCGCGCCGGGGGAGCGGTTGCGGTCGGGGTGGAGGAGGAGGGCGAGGCGGCGATAGGCTAGCTTGACAGCGGAGGGTTCACGGTCGTCGGGGGAGGAGGGGAGCTGGAGGACGGCGTACCAGTCGACGTGGTTGTTGACGCGGCGCTGGGAGGCGAGGAGGACGTCGGCGACGGCGAGGATCTGGTCGACGCCGTCGATGAGGGGGTCCGCCTCCATCGCCCGCTCCGCGAACCGCTTGCTCCCCACGAGATCCCGCGCCGCGAGGAGCTTCTCCGCTATCGCCAGACACCGCTGCGCCTCTGCCCGGCCCCCGGGATCCATGGCTTCTTTCAGCTCTCCCCGGTGGTGCGGCGAAAGGAGGGGTAGAAATTGGGAAATGCGCTGGAGAAAGGTCATAATGACGCAAAAGGACAGATAAATCTTTTAAAAATGACAAAGATTCATTGTTAATCGATAGGGGGTTAAAAGGGCATTTTAGTCTGTTCATATGGGATGCAGCAGCGCACCGTGCCTCCCGTCGGGTGCCCTGTCCTACTTTAGCTGATCAGCGTGGGATAATGTGGTGGTTACATCGGACAAGAAATGCTTCTACGAACTTAACAAAAGGCCACGTGTAACTTGCTGCAATTGGATTGTGGGTCCTACTGTAATACGGTCAGGAGAGAATTATCCAGGGCCATGAGGCTTTGGCGTGTAAGGCCCACCATATGATGCGTTGGTGGCTTCGTTTTCCCAGAGCGTCCCTTCTCCCCAGCTTTGCCACGACATGCTAGGAGGCGCCGATTTGGGCACAACcgaattctcttttttttttttttttttttttttttggggtacaaACCGAGTTCTTTTGCGACGTGGAATGGGTAGATTGGTGTGGCTGCAGAATTTTTTTCTTATTGCCGTGACAAATTACATGGACCAGATTTAGCGTCAACCATCAAGTCTGTGCCACGTCGGCACAGAGTAGAGTGTGTCGTTCACCGGCGCCCTTTAGCAGTTCCCAGTATCTGCCTCCATGGACGCTCGTCGCATCTTAGATCAGTTGTCGGGTCCAAACAGCAAAATAAGTCCTTGTTGCAGAATGTGCCACGCAAGCAATTAACGCTTTCAGGGGTCCAAACACCACCGCACACAAGAGCATGTGAATGAGTTTGCTCtttccacccccccccccccccccttttggCGAGAATTACGCTTGACGTTTATTGTACGTTTGCCGCACAAAGTAGATGGATCCAGCCTCCAAATTGTGAATTTGTCCATGATGAAATGCGCTTTATGACATTTTTAGCAAATATTGCTTGTCTAATTTGCCTTCTGTTTGGTTGTACACCAATCTATATCTATTGAAAAGATTTATTGAaactatatgcatgtatatataatatgttaattataaaaaatatcaaaaattttaaatacatatGCAGTCAGGAGACATATAACAAGTGTGACCATATCTCCGATAATGTGAATCCCACGTGGCTCTTCTTGTTGATTGTCGCATGCGGGGTTAGACATTTGGATTTAGAACTAGGGATGGAGATGAgtgatatatatgtatagataaggAAATAAAAAGAGATGAGGGAGCGAGATGTGCtttacttttatttatttttaaaagatttGAGCTGCTatacatcaaatctaaagatgggcaaccttataaattcaaaatccaTGAAGACTTAATAGCCTATTAGAATTCTAAAAGTCTCTATTACATAAAGATTTCTCTATCGCGCACGCGTGTGTTGTGTAAGTTTTAAAGTCTTATATAGTTTGTTAGAGTTTTTAAGGAAATGAGTCTAGGCCCAAATTCATATATTTTGTTGGATTTAaatatgcaaaatttttaaatttcttgacAATTTGTCTGACTTAAAGAGCCAACTCCCTTGCACATAGGTGCATGTACGAGCGAGTAAAAAAATTTAAGCTACAAAAGAGTACAATCTACTCTCATTTTATATATATTCATCTCTGCTTCTCTGCTACAATGTTGACAAGATATTGGAATTTTCTTTATCTGCATCGAGGCATCACATATCtttttgattgaattttattcCAACAATTTCCTGATAAACCTCTTAAGTACATCACCATAATAATAATTTACATTTTCACCAAGCAAAATGAACCATAAAAACTAGAAGTGAGGAGGGATaacatataattttttgaatatctTCAATTAGTCAATCCTACACGTTTGATTTGTTGGaaaatttcttttaaaaaaaatcaattatatgATGTAGAAagctaaaaaaattaatgaattttTCAAGTctaaagaaatttaaaatttatgtttactATCCCCAAGTTTTCAGTTTCCTTTTCCAGAAAATTTctaaataaacaaaaaaatattttagcacCATTATAGAACAAGCTATAAGCCATTTTTTATACCAAAAAACTAATCAACTTTAATATTTTTGCATATAGATGAAATTGAATCAGCACCTCAAAGAGTAGCAATGATGTTAGGACAATAAATATACATAATGTGATGCTAGAAGTAGGATGCAAAAATTATATAATGATAAACTATAAAAGAAAATTGGGTAAAATTTGCCACATGAACAATAGGGCGCCAGGATGGAACAACCTTAGCTCTGAAAAAATGCATTTAACCCATATATCCTTCATTCCAAATGAAGCTTGAAGCATCTAAACTAGATGATTCACCGTTTTACATGAGATTGGGTAAGCAGTATTGATATGTTACAAAAAACAAGCATATCACTAGTACCAACACCATGAATTGAGGTGGCTTTAAGTAGGCCTAAAATAAGATCCATAAGTTGTAAAAGTCAAATATAGTGAAAGC
The sequence above is a segment of the Elaeis guineensis isolate ETL-2024a chromosome 7, EG11, whole genome shotgun sequence genome. Coding sequences within it:
- the LOC105048670 gene encoding uncharacterized protein, with product MTFLQRISQFLPLLSPHHRGELKEAMDPGGRAEAQRCLAIAEKLLAARDLVGSKRFAERAMEADPLIDGVDQILAVADVLLASQRRVNNHVDWYAVLQLPSSPDDREPSAVKLAYRRLALLLHPDRNRSPGADAAFRFVSDAWSVLSDPSKKSLFDAEIHIAASFASKPSPSSAAAAAAAAGNPAAGTFWTACTFCCHLHQYTRAYLNCSLRCPTCRRAFSAAEIATPPPIVPGTDMYYCSWGFFPLGFPGGPGFGGSPDLSSGWKPFRPIFPWSGNHPSQPPPGNQHDPRNGPSEAPQDDGKRENAIKPQWTTAPAARNKKKMARKKVGGGLKKRTWNAENEGKGGNGAEPAMLGPEVGEGSRAKVATIDVDEEVEFRDININEVAKGLEGNAEIVGDEGDTMSFHIDMDATDELLGNLQNLPFLKDEEIPVHMP